The nucleotide sequence ACTTGTTGTTCCCAAATTAAGAAATGACAATTATCAATTTATATGCATTAAGCATCCCTATTCGCTTCAAAAAACAGGCCTACATCAAAATTTTAAAGAAACTTTAGTGATGCTTATGGTTTTTAAATAGAACTCAAGTTATATAAAACAGAATTGTTCAAAATAGCTAGTAAAATCGGGTTAAAATAATCTCCATTAAGTCGTGATCATAATCCTATCTAACGAATTTTTAAATTCTTAAATTTGAAAACTATTATAACTGAAGAACGATTTATCAATGAATGATCAAATAGCATCCATAAATGTTTTAGATCTAGATGGCGCTGCTAAAGATCTCATGACCCTCTATAAAAATAAAGCTCAGTTACTTATCATTTATAATAATGATTGTATTGGTTGTACAGGCCGAGCAATTCCCTTGGCATTTGAGTTTCAACAAAATTTTCCAACACTTCAGGTAGCCGGTATCCATTCTAATTTTGTAAACAGAGAGGCAGATAAAGATGCTATTAAGAGTATTTTTACAAGTGGTGAAAATCCATTTCCTATTTATATTGATAAAGATCATAAAGTATTTGATCAATTTAACGCTGAAGGAACACCTCAATGGCTACTTATTTCTAAAGATGGTACTTTGTTTCGCTCTGTATTTGGATCTCAGGAAAATGCAAAGAACAGATTGTTCTATGCCATAGAAAATCTTTTAGAAACAGATAGTCACTTTTAGATAGATACAATTAATACTACCTTTTCAACATTCTAATTTTAGTATAATTTTTCAATCATGATCATACCAAAACTTCATTATAGTTCTCAAGGAAATTCTCCAAAAGAACATCTAGAAAACATTCAAAATGCATGTACTTCTGGTGCAGAATTAGTACAATTAAATTTACGATCTGTTTCTGAAAAGAAATATTTGAAATTTGCTGAAGCTGCGAGAGAAAATACTTCTCATTTCCAAACCCGATTAATTCTTACAGATCATTATAAGTTAGCTAAGACGGTTAAGGCAGATGGTGTTTATAGTATTCCATCTGGGTCCTCCCCTGCTACAATTAGAAAGATCTTGTATAGCTGGCAGAGTATTGGAGCAACAGCACATACGTTGCAGGATTGTGAAACACTAATTAATAGCGAAGTAGATTATATTGGTTTAGGTCCATACGCTGGTGATGATTACGTTGCTGCGGCACTTGGTATTAATGGATACAAAGCTATAACCGATGTTTTAAAGACCAATACGGTAATACTAGCTTATGGTAATATTATGACAGCAGACGTACCAAGTCTATTAAATAGCGGTGCCTCTGGAATAATGCTCTCTACTGAAATTAGCGATAATTTTAATCTTATCAGGAAATATAATCAACTATTGTCAGCTTCTGCTGTTGCAGAGCAAAAACATACTTTTAAGTAAAACAGTATCCAATTTTTAAAATTTTTATATGAAGGATCAATCTGCTGTTAGGTTTTAGCACGTTCAACTACCAACATACCTTACTGATCTCCTTCCAGTAGCAATATAAATTTTCTCCCTTTCTAATCAATTTAACTGGAGTTGAAATGAAACACGTTAAATTTGATTTAAAAAAAAGAATGAACGTTCATTTTTTATTATCTTTGTCTCAGATTTGAACAGATGCTTGATTTGTAAATCATCTAAAGTTCAGAAACTTAAAAACAACAATTTTAAATAATAGATAGCATGGAATTATTAAATAAACTAAACTGGAGATATGCTGCAAAAGCCATGAATGGTGAAAAAGTAGCTGAAGATAAAATTCAAAGAATATTAGAAGCAGCAAGATTGGCTCCTACTTCTAGCGGACTACAACCTTTCGAGATCATGGTAGTAAAAAATCAGGAGATCAAAGAAAAAATTAGACCTATAGCATGGAATCAATCTGTAATTACAGACTGTTCTCATTTATTAGTATTCGCAGCCTGGGATACTTATACCGCAGAAAGAATAAATCATATGTTCGATCTTACCAACGAAATTCGCGGATTTAAGAATGAAGGTTGGGAAAATTACCGCCAGATGCTCTTAGATTCCTATCCTCAAAAAGATGAGGAAGAGAATTTTAATCATGCCTCTAAACAGGCATATATAGCATTTTCTCAAGCAATTATTGCTGCCGCCTTTGAAGGTGTAGATGCAACTCCTGTAGAAGGTTTTGATCCAGCCGCAGTAGATGAGATTTTAAATCTAAGAGAAAAAGGACTTAGAAGTGCGGTGCTTTTACCATTGGGATATAGAAAAGAAGAGGTAGACTGGCTGGTAAATCTAGTTAAAGTTAGAAAATCTATGGATGAACTGGTAACCGTAATCGAATAACATTAAGATTAAGTCCTATATCAATTCAGAATAAAAAAAGAAAAAGAAAATGAACAATTTTGATTTTAAAAATCCAACCAAAATTATTTTTGGGAAAGATAGTATAAAAAAAATTACAGAAGAAATTCCCGATAACGCAAAAGTTCTTTTGCTTTATGGTGGTGGAA is from Gillisia sp. Hel1_33_143 and encodes:
- a CDS encoding TlpA family protein disulfide reductase, producing MNDQIASINVLDLDGAAKDLMTLYKNKAQLLIIYNNDCIGCTGRAIPLAFEFQQNFPTLQVAGIHSNFVNREADKDAIKSIFTSGENPFPIYIDKDHKVFDQFNAEGTPQWLLISKDGTLFRSVFGSQENAKNRLFYAIENLLETDSHF
- a CDS encoding thiamine phosphate synthase, producing MIIPKLHYSSQGNSPKEHLENIQNACTSGAELVQLNLRSVSEKKYLKFAEAARENTSHFQTRLILTDHYKLAKTVKADGVYSIPSGSSPATIRKILYSWQSIGATAHTLQDCETLINSEVDYIGLGPYAGDDYVAAALGINGYKAITDVLKTNTVILAYGNIMTADVPSLLNSGASGIMLSTEISDNFNLIRKYNQLLSASAVAEQKHTFK
- a CDS encoding NAD(P)H-dependent oxidoreductase; this encodes MELLNKLNWRYAAKAMNGEKVAEDKIQRILEAARLAPTSSGLQPFEIMVVKNQEIKEKIRPIAWNQSVITDCSHLLVFAAWDTYTAERINHMFDLTNEIRGFKNEGWENYRQMLLDSYPQKDEEENFNHASKQAYIAFSQAIIAAAFEGVDATPVEGFDPAAVDEILNLREKGLRSAVLLPLGYRKEEVDWLVNLVKVRKSMDELVTVIE